The Poecilia reticulata strain Guanapo linkage group LG10, Guppy_female_1.0+MT, whole genome shotgun sequence sequence GAACACTCAGAAAAATGGTGAGTGTAACCAGttcagaggattttttttacaccattCAAACTGGCTGTCCTTATATGAAACATTGTATATATCTTCATAGTTTATTCTTCgcacattatgttttttttgcaatgttgaCTCTTCCAATGGCTGTTATGCTATGAATTTTttgatgttaaaatttaaaagtgaagATTAGATTACCATTTAGCAGGGAGCAGCATGCGCAAAAATGTGAACTTATTTCGTTGCCTGCTATAAATCTTCAAAGGtatgttttaagaaatgttttatagtcaaatattttgctttttatgttgttCGCACTGATTTTTCTACTGTCAATCTGAAGATCTTACTCCCTAATTTTAAATACACTTATAAAAGATAGTCTACATGTATTTCAGACTGAAATATTGCCATTGTTGAATGATTAACGTTTTGTGACCACATTCGATGATACAAGagactgcagttttttttaaagatcaacaCATTGCAGTGTAATTCTCAATCTCAGAAAGGGTAACATATAAATAGTCtaaaaaagagacaaatttaGAGGTGAAttcaaagaaacaaatgcaAGACTTATGATACAATTAACAATCTTATTTcatggcaatttaaaaaaatattaaaaattgaaaaccaaATATAGTAAACTTGTATTTTAATGATAGCTGTAAAACTGATAGTGTGTCAAAGTGAGAGGGAGTAatggttttgtttggttttgtgaaAAAGTCATGTATATGTCATGGTTTTTGTACGCTGTCTTTATGGAAatgcacataaaataaaaattttgtcAATTCCTGCTCTTTTAAAATTCTTATACAAAATAttacttaaattattaaaaatctgTTCTCGTTGCTTATAGACTAAATTATTAACTTGTATTGATGGTTGCTTAAAGGGTGATGAGTACCATAAAACGTTTCATGAAGAATTTTCTGATAAATACTTAATTAGTGTCCATgtctgcgacagactgacgacctgtccagggtgacccagcctttcgcccagaacgttagctggagaggcaccagcaaccctccaaACCCCActaaggacaagggtgtacagaaaatggatggatggatggatggatggatggatggatggatggatggatggatggatggatggatggatggatggatggatggatggtgtccATGGCTACTTCTTAATAAGTTGATTACAAATGATTTctaagaatattttaaaaataaactggacttTATTTACAGTACCATTTATGTATGCATATGCTATATCTCTTGTCTTAATAAGtaaatatatgtacatatatatgtaaataaaacacaatgactATCAATTAGCAAAGACAAAATGACTATTTATAAGACTTTCTGAATCTCCAATGACTTTTTATAAAACCTTGAATGGATTTCGTTGGTTAGACCACGTATACATCTggtgaaaggaaacaaaaatatcaaaactcTTGGAACTTTTCCATGAGTCATGTCATGTActaaattttcattttatgttttaatcctATGAACCATTacgtaaaataaatatatcaaataaatatatcaaataataaatattagctTATCTCTACCAGACGGATTTTAGTAGAGTCAACCAGATTGTATTAAGGGTGACCTACAGTGTCCATGACCTCCAAGATCATGCAAGTTTTAATAAGTTgtgaaaaatatggaaaatctAGGTTTTCCATATTTGCAAGTGTAGTGATGCAAGAGTAGTGGCATCAAGTTTGAAATGACATTTCAAACTTGATGCCACTACACTTGTactctaataataataataacaataataataataataataataataataataataataataataataataataataataataataataataataataatcataataataaattaCTACTCTGCTGGATATCCTTCAATACCTACACAGTTGATACACGACATACAGTATTTGACACATATATGCCTAAGGCAAAGATTACAGCATCACTTGAAGTGCTAAGAAAAAACTTCAATAGATCAACTCCTTCTAGGTCGTGGCATTTATCAAggtaacatttacaaaacagcaataaaaaagtgGCTGTTTTGAAAGTCATAACGTCAATAAGATAGGTGTGATAGATGGCAGCATATTTCACGAAGACAACCGTTTAGTAACCAAGAGCTACAACTCAATAATCTTCTGAGCGCCACCATATGACAGATGtgaaaattataaatgaaactctattgacatattttatatgcaaatatatCCCAGTTACAACAGgtattttaaagtgaaagaaaactttGTGCAGTTCTTTGTTAATGGGACGTCTGACACTGAGGAGGAGGTAGCTTCTCATTGTCTGAGCAGTAGGAGCTCGTTGCAAGCCTCAGGCAGGCCAGCAGGTGTCAATCAGTCATTCTAGATTTGTACTTTGATTTGATGATCTTCATGTGAGAAAATACAAATCCACAAATTCATGGATCCAAAGAGCGGTGTCAAGATGAAAACACACCTTCTGAGGTTGGAATATTTTACCTATAGCAGGTTCCAGAAGTTTCAGCTCATACCAGATACCCAATTCTATTTGTGTTACCTAATTTTCAACAGTTGGACAATCCAAGTTGAAAGTGTTATTTTAGAGACAGTctcatcaatatttccactatgGCAAACACAAATAGCTAGCTTCACTTTACTTCAGTAAAGTGCCTCAAACTCGAAGTACAATGGCCACAGTGAACCACATCAAAGGGAAAATAATGCTGAACATGTGAACAGCAACTCAAAGCCACTTTtattcttcctttctctctttctctctctctctctctctctctctctctctctctctctctcgctgtTGGCTCTATACTTCACACATAAACTTGTTGTCGTGGCAACTGACTGATAAACAACCCCACAAGCTGACAGAccagaaaatatataaatgcagcagaaatataATCATCAAAGGAGTGTTTTTCCTGTGATTGTCACCACATGATTCACTCACTTACAATGGTAATCAGGCCTATAGatacatttgctttttgttattgATCTCAAGTGTTGGTTCCTCCGTCAATATCCTCCTTCTAGATTCCTGGTTCCGTTCCCCTTCCTGCTGCTTTGATTTCTGGATTCCTCTAAAAATCTTCCTGCCACTGCCACACATAATAGCTCCTAACTGGATTCCACATCGAGCTCCACCTGCTGACAACCTGCCATCGCTGATCCATCCTGGAAGAACACAAAGAGCCTGTCAACCACAGTCCCACAAAACTCATTCACTTCCTCCTCaagcctttgttttttttcagaagagGTCCTGGAGATAAAACAATAatcatataaaaataacatctaatGACTTTTTCAGAATCCTAACAAAAAAAGGAGACCATGCCACAAGTAAAGGTacaaaaaaggaacatttgaTAGCGATaagatataaataataaaaactacacAGACAAACTCAAGAAGACTAAAGAGGAGCACAAGGGAAGACACACAACCCAACACACAAAATGCTAGGGTTGTAACAAtcagttaaaatataaattaaaatgatcagatcAAGCTTGAACGGGATTTTCTGCCTTATGATATTTTTGTATTAGGATATTTTTGTCTGCAGAAAGAAGGCAGAGTTTGTTTAATGCATATTTATGcattctctgttttctcttttgaataCCTTCAGCCTTAAACTGAGTAGAGGTCAGTTTAAGAATGAAGGTACATgattttgtttaacattttgatcAGTCTATCATTTTTATGTATGGTCagtctgcattttctttattggTCTATTGTTATAGCTGGTCTAGTTTTAACTACCATATCATATGAGATGGAGCTGTTCTTGGTcataaacactgtaaaacacaatCCTGGGCAAATGTTAGATTAAATCTTATATACAATGATTTGAATAGAGCATGGTTTAGAGCATGGTTAATTACTCAAAATTTTACAACAGTGAACAACATTTATGTGAGAAAAATGCTCGTGTTGCTGGAAACGCCTCAAAATAGTATATTTTAAGACAACCAATGAGATGCCTAGAATCAGAACCCACCTCCTACTTAAATTTGAACCAGTGGCCAAACAAAGACAGTCTCAAGATGATTCTGTTATGGGTCACGCTTCTCCTTCATCAAGGATGTGAGTTAAATATGCATTCATTTAAATTTCTCATGCAAATATTTGAATGCCTGCTATATTTATGACTGCTCTTGTTTCCAGTGGTATGGTCTTATTGCACATCATGTGgtgcttttactttattttacaatttcttaTCTTTCTGTCTAATGCAGATGGTTTGGTTCCAGTGATCACAGCTCATCTTGGTGAAGCAACAACACTTACATGCCCTTTGCCTGATAGTAAAGACAGACGTAACAAACTTTTTTGGTACAGACAAACTGCAGGAGATACTCTGGAAGTAATTGTGAAGCTTGTGACTCTTGCAAACCCAGAATATGGAAAAGGTTATTCTGACTCGAGAGTAAAAGCTGTACTTACTGACAAAGTGAGCAACCTGAccattttaaaagcagctcAAGAAGATGAAGGAATGTATCACTGTGGCTTTACTGACTGGAACCAAAATGTTTGGCAGGGGACCTACTTGTTAATAAAAggtaatgtatttttaaaggtatttagcttttttttttaacatcaaaatgtttacaaaacttCATGAGAGATTTATAGATTTGTAATACaagaatatatataaattttggatcagttatgtttgtttttgcgaTGCTAAAGTAATCTAATAAAAATGAGCATCTATATGCCttctttaaagtgaaaaaaagtaagttatgttttatgttaCAGTCCGGTATTATTTACTTCACTAAGCTAGAATGCCTTTTACGTCAACTGTTGGTATTTCAGGTGAAAAAGTAAACTCTAGAAGagttttgagagagagagaaattagaaaatatacATATTATACATTCTTTTGTAAATTCTagtttcaataaaacacacattgcATATCAAAATTTGGCCGGCACTGgcaaaaagaaatattcatttaaatcaaatgaactaaaaacataaaaatagcttatttatcttgttttgaagataaaaaaaaaattaaaactgtcatttttaaaatcctatATTTTGGTCATTGAGACAGCACTTGAGATAATCTGTTCCCATTTATTAATCACAGTACTCTGGTGGCCCAGtacatttagtttattaaatttCCAAACTTTACAGTTTTACTTTATGTTAATATTTAGCTATTTACTTAATTGAACTTGATTTAGTCCATACTATAAATGAGAGTTGCCTTCAGAAGAAACATGACACACATTAATTAGAAAAGAGAAATGGTGGAGAGCTCAAACTCTAAGATGTTAGCGAGAACTCGATGCAATACAAGTTTTTTGCTGTATATTTTATCCGTCTCCAAGGCTCTCTTATAATTCTAAATCTagaatatgtgaaaaataaatattctattttctaacattttgtaCAATAATCTGCAGGAAACACTGTGGGAACGTCAAACTACAGAGTAGTTCAGAAGAAGATGGTGTCAGATTCCAACGGTCCAGGCGGTTATGTGACTCTCCAGTGCTCCATCCTCTCAGATTTTGAGAACAAGACTTGTTCAGAAGATCCCAATGTGTTCTGGTTCCGATCAGATAAATCTCACCCGGATATCATCTACACAGATGGAAACGGAACTAACAGATGTCAGAGGAAAATCGATAATCGGACTAAATGGGTCTATAATTTCTCTAAGAAAATCAGCTCCTCTGATGATGGGACTTATTACTGTGCTGTGGCCACATGTGGAGAGATACTATTTGGAAATGGATCAAAGCTGGAAGGTTGTATGATTTTATGGTTTCCAttgaaaaaatctattttctaatAATCTTTTCCAGaaacaacaatttattttgtctttccttCACAGAGCGAGAGGCAGACCCTGAATTTCCCGTACTAGTGATAGCTGTGACATGTTTGATAATTTCCATGAttataaatgctgtttttgtcttttaccgAGCTCCAAGAGCAGCATGTAAACAATTTAAAGGTAAATGTCATTGAAATTATGggatttaaaaactaacagaaacattAGCTAAGCCCTGTATAGTACACATATCCCCTTGATCACTTTGTAATGCTAAACTTTCACATTCAATAACACTTTTGTAATCACATAATCGTGTACAATAAGCAGGGCAAATTTCAGATTCTAGACAGAAAACCCCACATTTTAAACGTTGCTTAAAAGTATCAAtcagtgtaaaaacaaagttttatagTCAGATTAAGTCAGATTCAGAttattcttgtttctttctctgtaaCTAGAAGTAGAAAGCACCTCTTCAGAAGAAAGATGGAGGAACTTGAGTCAGCAAGGCAATCAAATTGTAAGTCAAGTGAAAAACTCAAGTGAACAGctactgaaatattttctatcaGCGTGCATTGTAATGagctttttatttgctgtacAGAATGAAGATGGACAGGATCTGAACTACGCAGCTTTACACTTCGGTGCTGGGAAAGCTACAAgtggaaagaagagaaaagaggacAGTGTGTACTCCCAAGTTAAACTCTGAAATCTGTTTATAtgtgaaatttgtgttttgttctttgatttTACCATAatgacaagttttatttttgttactcttAAACTTGCAGTTCTTTCATTTGACCAAGAAACTATTATATTAAGAGTGCTGATAAAAATTCACCCTGAAATCTGGCATTTGTATAATTTATTCTGGTCattgtctttttaattttttttatcatattttttatatttatgctcAACTTCAGATGTATCTTGtggtttttatctgtaaaagcTACTATATAAATAAGGATAATTAACTTCCATTTAAACATCAGCTGCGCAAAACACCTCGGTGGACGACACTGCaataacacaaaatcttaccaagtatttttgttctagttttgTGTGCAAGTATCTTTGtagacttaaaataataaaaacacacaagactTTCCAGCagataggagcttgttttgagtcaataatccTTTAATATTGATGTACTAATTCAACATTTGTGGAATGAGCGTGAgggaaatttatttaaattagcatAATGttagtaaaatacaaaaacatgttgcacCTAAAAGGGACTTTGCATGCAAATATAATATTTCTTGAGATTTGAGATGTAACATCTTTTATTAGTTGGCTATTCTTTATTGATTTCAAACATTATTTCTAGTCCATCTTGacagacaaataaatacaaatatttattacatgCAACATGATGTAACAAAATACAGCATACATTTGCTATTAAGAGATCTGTCCAGTTACTGTAAAGCGATCACACATTACCCCAAGCTCTCAACCAAATGTTTCAATCCACTCACGCAAATTTTGAGCGAACATATGAAAGGtatcaaaaaaagagaaaaaaagcaaattagGTGTGTATCCATCTACTTTGGATCAACTAGTCTAAATCTGATGTTGGTGCTGTGTCATTTCATCAAATGTTGATACTATGTATGGTTGTAATAAACAAGATGTAGAGTTTGCAAACTAGCATGGACCACATATCTCAGAAAAAACTGTGAGATTTGGATTGAAATCTTTCCAAGTTTTGTGCCTCTAAGGCACAGACCCACCAGTGGATGAGAGCTTATGCTGTGTCAGAATTTATATGGCAAATGAGTTTTCATATTCTCTTTTCTTACGGAAAAGTCAAAAACCAGCTCAAGCAAGAGTAACCCATCCATTCaaccattttcttacacctttgtccctacTGGGGTTGGGAGAAGttctggtgcctatctccagcaagATATTTCAGGCGAGAAGCGttgtacaccctggacaggttgccagtccatcgtGGGacattttccacactataagatgcacaggattataaggcgcatagaatagatgctacagtagaggctggagttacgttatgcatccactagatggagctgcactaaagggaatgtcaacaaaacagtccgacacCGGTCGGCGaagagagccttccgcgactgggccgggacgtggccggacgatggccacccttctccgttcgcgcacagtgtattggtggagaacgtggtcctaaatgacctgcagacgacctgattatctggtcggtaggtagataggtcagtcaaactttattaacaaaccagcgttctgacaactatcccagcatgcaccgcgcgcttcttcttttACGGGYGAAAATGAAGTCgccggctgcttaccgtagttgctagacctgttgtggctcaatattggtccatatataaggcgcactgtcgacttttgaggaaattgaaggcttttaggtgtgccttatagtgcggaaaatacgataaccttttatagaaattgaggaagttattttgaaatttgCTATTTTCATCAACCTTTTCTAAATGCACATACAAAGACTTTAATGGAAATATGGTTACAGATACACACAAATGGTGTTGATGTTATGAGCATTCATGAGCGGACAGAAAAGACACATTTATATGGTTGTTTCTTTCGCATATTCATGCAATTTGATGAGATTGTTAGACTCTAGTTTATGCAATCTTGAGAGTATATGAACAACAATATATGTACTgttctgttgtttgtgtttgttaatGTAGAAGTTATAACATCCTCACCAcgtttgttttctggtttacatttcaatgtatttcaataAACAACATTGGATTTCAATAAACAGCATTACCCACACTCCCACACCTTTTTGTTATCTGTCAAAATAAGCCATTTGAATGTTACACCTATGCATACCCACATATCACCATCATATCACACATCAGTTAGCTGACAAAATTCTTGCTTATCCTAATGCTATGCAGTGCACTCTGTCTTCTCTGAGGTAaagtaaggtaaggtaaggtaaggtaaggtaaggtaaggtaaggtaaggtaaggtaaggtaaggtaaggtaaggtaaggtaaggtaaggtaaggtaaggtaaNggtaaggtaaggtaaggtaaggtaaggtaaggtaaggtaaggtaaggtaaggtaaggtaaggtaaggtaaggtaaggtaaggtaaggtaaggtaatattatttatatagtacattttcagcatcaaggcagttcaaagtgttttatgtgtattagaggaaaaacaaaatgaaaaaactgaagaaaagcaaaagaaaaataaaacaacaacaaatgtacttcacaattatgaacTAGTAGAAGTTTCTCTAAGGAATAAGAAGAAGTACTCCACaacttataaaataataaaagtctcCCGATAAACAAataggagtttctctggatcATAAGGTTGTTCTAACCAATAAATGATGACATCGGGAAGAATATGGCTCATATAGCAAGAAAGGCGGTGAAAATCACAGAGTGTATCTGTTTGCTGTGAATGTGTAAGCATGTGTATGACCACGAACCACGTAGCTCTCCCAGGCAACAGTTTCTGATGTGATGGTCTTACCTAAGAGCAAGTCCTTGGGAGTGGTAGCCACCCAAAGCTGACACATGGGAGCCAGTGCAGATACAGACAATATGCTTTAGAATGGGCagactttaaaatttcaatctGCTCTAAAGTCTCACCGATATCTGTTGATTCCTTTCATCCAAATTAGTACGGCTGTTTCCACGGGGCcaaaactagcaacttctccaacaTCGATTCCACTCTGGTAGTGAGTTCTAGGGTCCACAGCTGGCCTGCAAATCTCAGCAAGAATCACATCCAACTTGCGCATCTATCCCACAGTATGTCAGTCTGAGTGTTTGCTAGTTGGCCCAATCCATTACAAATTTGTCAATATGCCAGGTATCCACcaactccaaacagcagaaatcctgtcaTCATGAATCCAAATAAATCCAGGGTGTATCACTCCGGGTAAACCCCAAGTGGGCTCTCCTCTGCCCAGTCTTCTCGTTgtgaaaatttgatcaattgcattgagaggcCAGTTGAcaagatccataatttgtagattcgGAGGATGTGCAAAGAGAGACTCcaaaaaagcagcacaaaaacagagcaagtgGGGTGGAGGTGGGTAATgaggaagcagaggaaaaaagcgtCCGCCTTCActgagagatagagagagagaagaaagaatAAGCTTAGCTTAGCTGAATGGTCGGAGCTGCTGGAGTTTCTGACCACTCAGTCACTTTTGGGCATTCTACTTTTGGGCACTCGCTGAATATTGAACTATTTGTGTAGGACATTAAATATACATCTTAACAtcatgaaatatgaaaatttagCACTAAATAAGACTGGACTctcattgcaaaaataaaatttcctaTTCTGACAAGGCAGAACATTGTAAATGTTTCACCCTTGATTACAACAAACATTCGCTAAAATGTTATGCATCAAATGCaacagtctttaaaaaaagtaacaaatttaaagttttataaaaattcCCTGAATTCTCCTAATTTAAATGAGCATATGAGGCATTTTTGGAGAGTCTAACATACAGTGCAAGAACATTTGATATATTTCCTGGTTTTTATGAAGTGatgaaaaaattacaaaaccatAAGTATCATTCCACATACAAACAAATACCTAAACAACATAGATTTGCAATAGCACAGGTGGCAACACATGTGAATGAGCTCAGTAGGATACACCACATGTGTGTATATCAATATACTGACTTTGATCATATAAATTCTGTAAGTCCAATGtcataaattttgttttaggaAAGATTAGAGTGTGTGAGCGTGGAAATGATAAAACTTTGGTTGCCAAACTTAATTAGCAACACAAAACCAACTTATTGACattatttctgctttgtgaTTTTTTCCAGCAAATGACTATAAGGTCTTTGTTGGATCCACCATTTTACAAATCTTAATAATTTCGAAGAATATATCCTACTTTATAATTTGTCTGATGGTATTGTTGACAACAAAGcaagatattttaaagatttgagGCTTtcttaaaacaggaaataccAGGGAGTCAGATACGGCACATCACAGAGAACAGGAGATAGTTCATACAGATTACTGTGCAGTTTGCTGCTTTCTGGCAagactttaaaacacacaaacaataCAGTAAAACTGATATGATAAAATATAGTTTTCCTAATATAGTTTTATGAATGcagaagctaaaaaaagaaacaaggttatataaaagaaaggagaaaatgtaTACCACTATGCTTAACAAAATGTCTTCTGAGTGGAGCTTGCCTGTTGTAATCCTCATCACCCTCTGTGACTGCACCTTTAAATAGGTCAATGCACATGATGTAAACTGTAGCCTGAGAGATCACAGCCTTTTGAAACATGTCAATTCAGGATGAAGTTACCAAGGTATGTTGTCCTGCTGCATTCAGAATGTCCGTTTTCATATTAATACCTGTATTTATATCTTCATCTAAATGGTGGAGTTGCAGAGGATTTGTGAAATACTTAAAAAGCTAAAGTACATCACTATATATCTGTATAACTAAATTAGTGAATTGGCTTTCACTTTGCCATACCCTGGTATTGCTACTGATGTGCAtcaattaaaagattttcagAT is a genomic window containing:
- the LOC103471760 gene encoding uncharacterized protein LOC103471760, yielding MILLWVTLLLHQGYGLVPVITAHLGEATTLTCPLPDSKDRRNKLFWYRQTAGDTLEVIVKLVTLANPEYGKGYSDSRVKAVLTDKVSNLTILKAAQEDEGMYHCGFTDWNQNVWQGTYLLIKGNTVGTSNYRVVQKKMVSDSNGPGGYVTLQCSILSDFENKTCSEDPNVFWFRSDKSHPDIIYTDGNGTNRCQRKIDNRTKWVYNFSKKISSSDDGTYYCAVATCGEILFGNGSKLEEREADPEFPVLVIAVTCLIISMIINAVFVFYRAPRAACKQFKEVESTSSEERWRNLSQQGNQINEDGQDLNYAALHFGAGKATSGKKRKEDSVYSQVKL